One genomic window of Stigmatella ashevillena includes the following:
- the glgB gene encoding 1,4-alpha-glucan branching protein GlgB, whose translation MKKPAERQPIDTEIQQLLELRHSEPHHLLGIHPDGDGVVVRAYRPDATAIHVVPDFGGRVPMTHRKGGIFEARLNGRDQVFNYLLEVEYPGNKTFTLRDPYSFLPTLGELDLYYAGQGRHERLWERMGAHLIHHNGVAGVSFAAWAPTAAGVSVVGDFNGWDGRLHPMRRMGASGIWELFIPEVGEGTRYKFEIRPNHGGAPLLKADPFAFRTEVPPATASVVHALNHFSWTDTQWLSTRSQGEPTHKPWSVYEVHIGSWRRIVQDGDRPLTYRELAHELGDYVKRMGFTHVELLPVSEHPYGPSWGYQVGNYYAPTARYGHPDDLRYLINHLHEQGIGILIDWVPGHFPRDAHALGNFDGTALYEHADPRQGSQPDWGTLVFNFGRNEVRNFLIANALFWIEEYHVDGLRVDAVASMLYLDYSRKHGEWVPNRWGGRENEEAITFLRELNDSVRSKHPGVVVIAEESTAWPKVSQPTTEGGLGFHFKWNMGWMHDTLLYFSKDPIYRQHHHNNLTFGLLYAFSENFMLPLSHDEVVHGKGSLYGRMPGDAWQKQANLRALLAWMWAHPGKKLLFMGGEFGQPSEWSSDRSLDWHLLEDPGHRGIQSLVMDLNRLYRDIPALYDADSEPRGFQWVQPDAAASNVFSFIRRSRTPGRHVVCVANLSPVPRENYRVGFPLQGSYQELVNTDAREYGGSGIGNGGQIHTEDQPWDGQAASALLTLPPLSVVWFSPG comes from the coding sequence GTGAAGAAGCCCGCCGAGCGACAGCCGATCGACACGGAGATTCAGCAGCTCCTCGAGCTGCGCCATTCCGAGCCCCACCACCTGCTCGGCATCCACCCAGACGGGGATGGCGTGGTGGTCCGCGCCTACCGTCCGGATGCCACCGCCATCCACGTCGTCCCAGACTTTGGGGGCCGCGTCCCCATGACGCACCGCAAGGGGGGCATCTTCGAGGCGCGCCTCAACGGGCGGGACCAGGTGTTCAACTACCTGCTGGAGGTGGAGTACCCGGGCAACAAGACCTTCACCCTGAGAGACCCCTACAGCTTCCTGCCCACGCTGGGAGAGCTGGACCTGTACTACGCGGGCCAGGGCCGTCACGAGCGGCTGTGGGAGCGGATGGGGGCGCACCTCATCCACCACAACGGCGTGGCGGGTGTGTCCTTCGCGGCGTGGGCCCCCACGGCGGCGGGCGTCTCCGTGGTGGGAGACTTCAACGGCTGGGATGGCCGCCTGCACCCCATGCGGCGCATGGGCGCGTCCGGCATCTGGGAGCTGTTCATCCCCGAGGTGGGCGAGGGCACGCGGTACAAGTTCGAGATCCGCCCCAACCACGGGGGCGCGCCGCTGCTCAAGGCCGACCCGTTCGCCTTCCGCACGGAAGTCCCACCGGCCACCGCCTCGGTGGTGCATGCCCTGAACCACTTCTCGTGGACGGACACGCAGTGGCTGTCCACCCGGAGCCAGGGAGAGCCCACGCACAAGCCCTGGAGCGTGTACGAAGTCCACATCGGCTCCTGGCGGCGCATCGTGCAGGACGGGGACAGGCCCCTGACCTACCGGGAGCTGGCCCACGAGCTGGGCGACTACGTCAAACGCATGGGCTTCACGCACGTGGAGCTGCTGCCGGTATCGGAGCACCCCTATGGCCCGTCCTGGGGCTACCAGGTGGGCAATTACTACGCACCCACCGCGCGCTACGGGCACCCGGACGACCTGCGCTACCTCATCAACCACCTGCACGAGCAGGGCATCGGCATCCTCATCGACTGGGTGCCCGGCCACTTCCCCCGGGATGCGCACGCGCTGGGGAACTTCGATGGCACGGCGCTCTACGAGCACGCGGATCCCCGGCAGGGCTCACAGCCGGACTGGGGCACGCTGGTCTTCAACTTCGGGCGCAACGAGGTCCGCAACTTCCTCATCGCCAACGCGCTCTTCTGGATCGAGGAGTACCACGTGGACGGGCTGCGCGTGGACGCGGTGGCCTCCATGCTCTACCTGGACTACAGCCGCAAGCACGGCGAGTGGGTCCCCAACCGATGGGGAGGCCGGGAGAACGAAGAGGCCATCACCTTCCTGCGCGAGCTGAACGACTCCGTGCGCAGCAAGCACCCGGGCGTGGTCGTCATCGCCGAGGAATCCACCGCCTGGCCCAAGGTGAGCCAGCCCACCACCGAGGGCGGCCTGGGGTTCCACTTCAAGTGGAACATGGGGTGGATGCACGACACGCTGCTGTACTTCTCGAAGGACCCCATCTACCGGCAACACCACCACAACAACCTCACCTTCGGCCTGCTCTACGCGTTCAGCGAGAACTTCATGCTGCCGCTGAGCCATGACGAGGTGGTGCACGGCAAGGGCTCCCTGTACGGCCGGATGCCCGGGGATGCCTGGCAGAAACAGGCCAACCTCCGGGCCTTGCTGGCCTGGATGTGGGCCCACCCGGGCAAGAAGCTGCTCTTCATGGGAGGCGAGTTCGGCCAGCCCTCGGAGTGGAGCAGTGACCGGAGCCTGGACTGGCACTTGCTGGAGGATCCGGGACACCGGGGCATCCAGTCCCTGGTGATGGACCTGAACCGGCTGTACCGGGACATTCCCGCGCTGTACGACGCGGACAGCGAGCCCCGGGGCTTCCAGTGGGTGCAGCCGGATGCGGCGGCGTCGAACGTGTTCTCCTTCATCCGGCGCTCGCGCACCCCGGGACGGCACGTGGTGTGTGTGGCCAACCTGTCCCCGGTTCCGCGCGAGAACTACCGCGTTGGCTTCCCGCTCCAGGGCTCCTACCAGGAGCTGGTGAACACGGACGCCCGGGAGTACGGGGGCTCGGGCATAGGCAACGGCGGGCAGATCCACACGGAGGATCAACCGTGGGATGGGCAGGCAGCGTCCGCGCTGCTGACGCTCCCTCCCCTCTCGGTGGTCTGGTTCAGCCCAGGCTGA